One genomic region from Vitis riparia cultivar Riparia Gloire de Montpellier isolate 1030 chromosome 17, EGFV_Vit.rip_1.0, whole genome shotgun sequence encodes:
- the LOC117905047 gene encoding G-type lectin S-receptor-like serine/threonine-protein kinase CES101, giving the protein MAALIPLSIHSQPTHTITPGQNLTDSERMVSANGVFTLGFFSPGKSKHRYLGMWYTKDEAQRVVWVANRLIPITNSSGVLTIGDDGRLKIKQSGGLPIVLNTDQAAKHNATATLLDSGNLVLTHMINETGAFKRETVWQSFDHPSDTLLPGMKLAVNLKVGSNRSLTSWLSHEVPAPGAFTLGLDPTVDDSCQVVIWRRGIVLWTSGIWEDNSTHFEDWWNTYNVSFACVVVSKYEKYFNYTYADHSHLSRLVMGAWRQVKFNSFSEFAITLCEGRNPILSSGCVEEESKCGRHHRTAFRFKNKYMKRRAEYGDDDPNLGIADCDAKCKENCSCIAYASAHKNGTGCHFWLQNSPPVEGAILGLDAYVSDQELNKGSNYNWISYATAIIFVPTMLYCVICCSYTKSKIAPGNEIFHDDFVHELDTDGSTSEKTSKKCAELQRFSFSDITVATKNFSSKNKLGEGGFGPVYKGKLSEGQEIAVKRLSRGSVQGLLEFKNEIALISKLQHTNLVKLLGYCIDREEKMLIYEYMPNKSLDFFIFDPTRKELLDWKKCFSIIEGIAQGLLYLHKYSRLRVIHRDLKTSNILLDNDMNPKISDFGMAKMFRQDQSRANTNRVVGTFGYMSPEYAMEGIFSVKSDVFSFGVILLEIISGRKNTSFYQSQQHINLIGYAWNLWKEGKILELIDSKTCSAFSGDQMHRCIHVALLCIQENAMDRPTMLNVVFMLRNEMTVPLPTPKRPAFSFESCEIGANGTHKLLEDHSSSTLSMST; this is encoded by the exons ATGGCTGCGCTTATCCCTCTTTCAATCCATTCCCAGCCCACACACACAATCACACCAGGCCAAAATCTCACTGATTCGGAGCGCATGGTCTCTGCAAATGGTGTATTCACACTAGGGTTCTTCAGCCCTGGTAAGTCTAAGCACCGTTACTTAGGCATGTGGTACACCAAAGACGAAGCTCAGAGAGTGGTTTGGGTTGCTAATAGGTTAATCCCCATCACCAACTCATCGGGAGTTCTCACTATCGGGGATGATGGGAGACTGAAAATTAAGCAGAGTGGGGGATTGCCCATTGTCTTGAATACAGATCAAGCTGCCAAGCACAATGCCACAGCCACTTTGCTGGATTCCGGAAACCTTGTTCTTACACATATGATCAATGAGACTGGAGCTTTCAAAAGGGAGACAGTATGGCAAAGTTTTGATCACCCTTCAGACACGCTCCTCCCGGGAATGAAACTTGCTGTGAACCTTAAGGTTGGAAGTAACCGGTCGCTGACTTCATGGTTAAGCCATGAAGTCCCCGCACCAGGAGCTTTCACTCTAGGCCTGGACCCGACAGTGGATGATTCATGCCAAGTAGTGATATGGAGGCGCGGGATTGTCCTCTGGACGAGTGGCATCTGGGAAGACAATAGTACCCATTTTGAGGATTGGTGGAATACCTATAATGTTAGCTTTGCTTGTGTTGTTGTAAGCAAGTATGAGAAGTATTTCAATTATACATATGCAGATCATAGCCATCTTTCAAGGTTGGTGATGGGTGCATGGAGACAGGTCAAATTTAATAGCTTTTCTGAGTTTGCGATTACTCTATGTGAAGGTAGAAATCCAATTCTAAGTTCTGGGTGTGTGGAGGAGGAATCCAAGTGTGGAAGGCACCATAGAACTGCGTTCAGGTTTAAGAACAAATACATGAAAAGAAGAGCAGAATACGGTGATGATGATCCCAACTTGGGTATCGCTGATTGCGATGCCAAGTGCAAGGAGAATTGCTCTTGTATTGCTTATGCTTCGGCTCACAAAAATGGAACCGGATGTCATTTTTGGCTTCAAAATAGTCCTCCCGTGGAGGGGGCAATTCTTGGGTTGGATGCCTATGTTTCAGATCAGGAACTGAATAAAG GAAGCAATTACAATTGGATATCGTATGCTACAGCGATCATATTTGTTCCAACAATGCTTTACTGTGTCATCTGTTGCAGTTATACAAAAAGTAAAATAGCCCCAG GGAACGAAATTTTCCATGATGACTTTGTTCATGAGTTAGATACTGATGGATCAACTTCGGAAAAAACTAGCAAAAAGTGTGCTGAATTGCAACGTTTCAGTTTTTCCGATATTACAGTTGCGACTAAAAATTTCTCATCTAAAAACAAGCTCGGAGAAGGTGGATTTGGACCCGTTTACAAG GGTAAGTTATCAGAGGGTCAAGAAATTGCAGTCAAAAGACTTTCAAGAGGTTCAGTGCAAGGACTATTAGAGTTCAAGAATGAGATTGCACTAATTTCAAAGCTCCAACATACTAACCTTGTTAAGCTTTTGGGTTATTGCATTGATCGAGAAGAGAAGATGTTAATCTATGAATACATGCCTAACAAAAGCTTGGACTTCTTCATCTTTG ATCCAACAAGAAAAGAATTGCTAGATTGGAAGAAATGTTTTAGCATCATTGAGGGGATTGCTCAAGGACTACTCTATCTTCATAAGTACTCCAGACTAAGGGTGATTCATAGAGACTTAAAAACaagtaatattttattagataaCGACATGAACcctaaaatttcagattttggcATGGCAAAAATGTTTAGACAAGATCAATCGAGGGCAAATACAAATAGGGTCGTGGGCACATT TGGTTATATGTCTCCAGAGTATGCCATGGAGGGCATTTTCTCAGTGAAATCTGATGTCTTCAGCTTTGGAGTCATACTTCTAGAGATCATAAGTGGAAGGAAAAACACTAGCTTTTATCAATCTCAGCAACATATCAATCTCATTGGATAT gCATGGAACTTGTGGAAAGAAGGCAAAATTTTGGAGCTGATTGATTCAAAAACATGCAGCGCATTTTCTGGAGACCAAATGCATAGGTGCATTCATGTGGCTCTTCTATGTATACAAGAAAATGCAATGGACCGACCCACTATGTTGAATGTCGTTTTTATGCTTCGAAATGAAATGACAGTACCACTGCCTACTCCAAAAAGACCAGCCTTTTCTTTTGAGAGTTGTGAGATTGGGGCCAATGGGACTCATAAGCTATTAGAAGATCATTCATCAAGCACTTTATCCATGTCTACatga